The Arachis ipaensis cultivar K30076 chromosome B07, Araip1.1, whole genome shotgun sequence genomic interval AAGGAAATAGGAGTATGACAAGAAAATGGGTCAAAAGCATgtaattttactaattttttaattttacagTAGATTGCGACGGTTTAAATCGCTTATTTTTTTAACCCCTGTACTAAATTGCGGCGGTTCTAAACCGCCAGGAATGTATATTTTAAAGTTGTTTTTATCAAATTGTGGCGGATAAAAAATCGCCGCAAATAAATTTCACAAAATGCTGAAAATCACGCTTGTCACATAGCGACAGTTTGAAATCGCCGTTATTTCAACCGACACAAAATTTATGAATTACGGCGGTTATGCAAGCGGTTGCTGGAAACCGCCGCAAAATACCATCCCCGCGCCCTTGAAGAAAGCGGTTCTTGATCCGCTGACGTTCTATTTTGCAGCAATTTTCAAAAAAACTGCTGCCATCATCCGTTCCTTGTAGTGATTTATAATATTTTTGGACTATTTGCCAAAATCTCATTCGTTCTTTGTTGATATGGTGGGGTTTGGAAGTGGGTGGGACAATTGGATTTTAGGTAGGGTTGTTGGGGAAttttaagacaaaaataaaaatagattaaacaaataatattatttaagtatTATATATAATTGGAGAAAATGTTTGATAAACCTAATTGAAAATAAGAAATGTGCAATTTATAAGAGACGTTAAAAGGACATGTTGAATGTTggaaggtgaaaactcaggtgcagtcgacttcacgtgaagttgataactgagagtcgttagatgatttgactgatttgattaaCTTTTTATCTAACagctctcaactatcaatttcacgtgaagtcgaaTGCACCTAAGTTTCTAACATGTTGGAATTATATTATTACGGGCGAATTCTTAAACTGGATCCAACGTTATAGTTAATCTAAGAATGTCTCTCCTAGAAGTATATTGATTCATAGAGAACATAATTTGGATTATATATATCCACACAAAATTCCTATATATTTCGCACAGATCTCTATCCGAATCTTTTTAGATATTCTTTCTAAACACTATACATAAAAGGCTTAACAAACATCTAAAATATATTATCTATTTCTAATTATTGCTATATCTTTTAGACTATACTAATTTGAGTGTTGGAATATTTTTCAGATATACTTTTATCTTTGTAGAGATATCAACAAGAAAATTTACCAAAATCTCATGTTTTGATTCTACAAATTCATGTTCGActactataaaaaaaaaagtctaattttaagtttaaaaCGCATATAATTGACTTTAGTTTCACTAGAGAACCAACTAAAAAAGTAGTCAACTAGAGTTAactagttgaaaaataaaagatctattataaaaaaaaataaccttctactattctaattttttaaattttaaaataaaaaatataaaaaattagcttGAGTTAGTTTATGTTATAATTAGTTCTTTAGATTTTTTTCAATTGGCTTTACACACCTTTAGAATAACAGAAGAAGTCGTAAGTCGTAACAGTTGCATAATCATTTTTAAGAAATAATTTATTCTAGCTTGCACACGCTCATTCACTTAAAATACTTATTACAAACTGAAGACATACATAAACATTACTTATGCATAGAATAAAGTGACGTAAAGATAAAATGCAAGGGATGGACACATGCAATTACAAGCAAATCTattaggtgaaaactcaggtggagtcgactttatgtgaagttgatatttgagagctgttagatgaaaatttagtcaaatcagtcaaatcatctaacggctctcaggtattaacttcacgtgaagtcaactgcacctgagtttccaccaatCTATTATTATTCTAGTTGAATAATTAACTAGGGCTTTGGACAGATATACTACGAAGCACTACTACCTCCAAAGATACCCCTGGACCAAAACCTGCCAAGACACCCCACTCTAACCCTTCACCGCTTGTGCTCTTCCCTTCAATCTTAGACCTCTTCCTCATCTCATCCAATATGAAAATCACGCTAAGACTCAACATGTTTCCATATTGGCTCAACACCTTCCTTGACGCCCTTAGTTTCTCTTCCTTCAATCCAAGCTTATTTTCGATCCTATCTAAAATAGCCGGCCCACCTGGATGAATAACATAGAACAAGTTATTCCAATCCATTACATCATTGCTCATCATGCCAATGGAATCAAACGCTTCAATTATACACTTCCCTATGTTTTCAGACACAAGCGAAGGAACCTCTTTTCCTATATAATAAACCAAACCCATTTCTTCTGGACGTGCACGGAGTACGCTCTCGGTGTTTGGTATGGTTGTTTGTGAAGCAAAGGTAAGTTCAAAAAGAGGAACTTCAGTGCAGTtagggttattattattattaggatcTGCACCAATGATGATAGCAGCTGCACCATCTCCAAATAAGCCCTGCCCTACAAGTACATCCATGTCATTAGAATTAGGACCGTGAAAAGAAGCCAGTGTAATCTCTGACCACACGACGAGCACTCGCGATCCGGCGTTGTTCTCTGCGATGTCCTTGGCAACGCGTAAGATGGTCCCGCCGCCATGGCAACCGGTGTTGAAAATCATGAACCTGTTGACGGTTGGGCTGAGGCCAACAAGTTTGGCAAGATGGTAATCCGGACCGGGAGTGTTGCATAAGCATGAAGTTGTGTAGAAGATGAGGTGTGTGATTCTTGATAAGGGTTGCCCCCATTCTCTTATGGCATTCAGTGTTGCTTCTTTCCCAAGTTTTGGTATCTCCTCCATAAGCATGTCTTGTCGTGTATCCAAAGAAGGAGCTCCATAAGTAGTGATGTTAGGGTTTTCCATGAGAAAATTCTCAGTATAGAGAAAGTGTCTTTTCTCAATCATTGATTTTTTACCTATATATAcatacaaacaaaattaaactattaatattttattttaaaaatataaaataattaatttttaaatatctaAAATTTACTATAAAAATTATGTTAGATAAAAATTAGACACCAAATAATAGATATTATACACTATAAAATTGGCANNNNNNNNNNNNNNNNNNNNNNNNNNNNNNNNNNNNNNNNNNNNNNNNNNGTTAAATACTAATTTAATTTCCAACGTTTCAAATATTCTATTTTTGTCTTAAAAGTTTCTACGAATTTAAtgtttttttatcattaaattttacacaaataattaatagaatatctGACTTGGATATTATTATTAAGTTATATCTTCTTtcctatgttaaaaaaaaaataaaaaaaaacttcttATAACTCTTCTTTTTGTTGGTCTCCTTCTTGTAATAAAGAAATCTCAAATCTTATCAATCAATCATCAACtctctaaaagaaaaataaacaatttTACGTTGGTGATCGTTGGTAAAACAATTTTACTTATATACCGAAATCAAACGTTATTGACTTTTCAATATACTAATTATTCATGTCAAATTTAATTATAGGACAACATTAAACACGTTTAAAATTTTTgagactaaaataaaaaatttaaaaaattttaaaactaaaataagactTTTGAAACGTTAAATACTAAATTAGGACTTAATCCAAATATTGGGAGTTAAACTAATactttttcatatatataattataaacaaACTAGTTTATGATCCTGAGCTGAATTTATCCCATTTCAAATTTACATTCATCTTATATAATATATGAATTAAAATTCAGCTTATCAAGTTGTTATTAATGAACTGGTTTAGAGTCCAAGTCTGCTAGATTCACTTCTATCTAAGATTAAAAAtaacattcataattttataaaaaaaaaaagtttacaaTTTTAATTTGCATTGGTGCAATAATATGGTGTGGTTGTgtcattcttttttatttttatcattttattaagaatataaaaacaaaattattctAGAATTTGTCAACCAATTCATAAGTTATTTTTATCTTGCACTTttattcctttttcatttttccttcaaCCAAATAAACGTACTTTTATATAAAGCTACTTATTTACAAAATTTCCgtgaacaaaaacagaaaaaatgacTCAAACTCAAATGGCACTTACATATGCGATTGAACTTTTGTTACAAGTCTAGCATGTGATCACTTTTGGTATTTAGTTTGGAGGATGATATTGGGTGGATTTGCAGTACCAATGGCTAGGATTGTGGCCACACCCCTTGCTACACTCCCCATTTGATTCATTATAGTATGATGGTTGATGATAGTTATTTGATTAACAAGAAAGATGGAAGTTTATGACATATTGTATCTAAAGTTTGAAACATGTAAATGGCTTTTATAGCGGTGTGATATATTCTGGTAAGATTAATTAAAGTTGGCATGCCTGTGCATCACTATTTGTACATGGACAAgtatagataaataataaaaatactgaacaatgtaaacaatagatatatcgaATGTTTATTTCAATAAGTGTGTGGATGGTTATTCCATTTCAAATGATATTTATTATCAAAAAAAGGAGCCCCATAATTAGTGATGTTAGGGTTTTCCTTGACAAAATTCTCAGTATAGACAAAGTGTCTTTTCTCAATCATTGAGTTTTTACCTATATATACATACAAACAAATTAAAGCTATAAAATATAAAGGATTATTATGGAATTTAGAAAGTGGTgtttaatttgttaaaaaaaataaaaattaatatttaaaatttattataagagttatgttagataaaaattggacactataattaatttagtagttgatttttaatatacaaattaaataatatagTTGTTTAAATATATATTAGGATAAAGTATTATTTTGATCTTGAATGTTTGAGCCAATGGAATTCTAATTTGGTCCCTAATCTTTTAAACGttctatttttatcttaaaaattttaaacagATTCAAtgttttttatcat includes:
- the LOC107607790 gene encoding chalcone synthase-like; this encodes MGSVARSSVAAILAIGTANPPNIILQSEYPDFYFRITKSDHMLDLKQKFDRICKKSMIEKRHFLYTENFLMENPNITTYGAPSLDTRQDMLMEEIPKLGKEATLNAIREWGQPLSRITHLIFYTTSCLCNTPGPDYHLAKLVGLSPTVNRFMIFNTGCHGGGTILRVAKDIAENNAGSRVLVVWSEITLASFHGPNSNDMDVLVGQGLFGDGAAAIIIGADPNNNNNPNCTEVPLFELTFASQTTIPNTESVLRARPEEMGLVYYIGKEVPSLVSENIGKCIIEAFDSIGMMSNDVMDWNNLFYVIHPGGPAILDRIENKLGLKEEKLRASRKVLSQYGNMLSLSVIFILDEMRKRSKIEGKSTSGEGLEWGVLAGFGPGVSLEVVVLRSISVQSPS